One window of the Haemorhous mexicanus isolate bHaeMex1 chromosome 15, bHaeMex1.pri, whole genome shotgun sequence genome contains the following:
- the ECSCR gene encoding endothelial cell-specific chemotaxis regulator isoform X2 produces MPLPSLRALLWLLLLLPGSTAPTNSSTPAGAGPSQSTAPSPEAKNHSSEPSVKSTPLTNLSLTSAGQTTTATPSPTTTTTTERGQDSMRNESTTTSATQGASSTQTGTSKPITPAPNSSSQLPEPTPTDEKSPLTVAAFGVISFVVILIVVVIILVSVVSLRFKCNHSKDSEDKQKPGTSMVSESCSADTSHKGNSITLISMKNINTNNSMSYPPSEKVL; encoded by the exons ATGCCGCTCCCGTCCCTCcgtgctctgctctggctcctcctgctgctcccag GTTCCACAGCTCCCACAAACTCCTCCacccctgctggagcag GCCCATCCCAATCAACGGCACCCAGCCCTGAAGCCAAGAACCACAGCTCAG AGCCATCAGTAAAATCAACACCACTGACCAACCTGAGCCTCACCTCTGCAGGTCAAACTACTACAGCCACACCCTCCCCCACCACTACAACAACCACTGAGCGAG GTCAGGATTCCATGAGGAATGAGAGCACCACAACATCAGCGACTCAAGGTGCTTCCTCCACACAGACAG GCACCTCAAAACCCATCACCCCAGCACCCAACTCCTCCAGCCAATTGCCTGAGCCCACCCCGACAGACGAGAAATCACCGCTGACGGTGGCAGCTTTTG GTGTCATCAGCTTTGTCGTTATCCTGATCGTGGTGGTCATCATCCTGGTCAGTGTGGTCAGCCTCAGGTTCAAGTGCAACCACTCCAAGGACTCGGAAG ACAAACAGAAACCAGGAACCTCCATGGTATCAGAGAG ctgctcagcagacACGAGCCATAAGGGGAACAGCATCACTCTGATCTCCATGAAGAACATCAACACCAACAACAGCATGAGCTACCCCCCGTCAGAAAAG GTGCTATGA
- the ECSCR gene encoding endothelial cell-specific chemotaxis regulator isoform X1, with protein MPLPSLRALLWLLLLLPGSTAPTNSSTPAGAGPSQSTAPSPEAKNHSSEPSVKSTPLTNLSLTSAGQTTTATPSPTTTTTTERDDKSSGNRSTAAPSPAHQGQDSMRNESTTTSATQGASSTQTGTSKPITPAPNSSSQLPEPTPTDEKSPLTVAAFGVISFVVILIVVVIILVSVVSLRFKCNHSKDSEDKQKPGTSMVSESCSADTSHKGNSITLISMKNINTNNSMSYPPSEKVL; from the exons ATGCCGCTCCCGTCCCTCcgtgctctgctctggctcctcctgctgctcccag GTTCCACAGCTCCCACAAACTCCTCCacccctgctggagcag GCCCATCCCAATCAACGGCACCCAGCCCTGAAGCCAAGAACCACAGCTCAG AGCCATCAGTAAAATCAACACCACTGACCAACCTGAGCCTCACCTCTGCAGGTCAAACTACTACAGCCACACCCTCCCCCACCACTACAACAACCACTGAGCGAG ATGATAAGTCCAGTGGAAAcagaagcacagcagctccttctccagcacaTCAAG GTCAGGATTCCATGAGGAATGAGAGCACCACAACATCAGCGACTCAAGGTGCTTCCTCCACACAGACAG GCACCTCAAAACCCATCACCCCAGCACCCAACTCCTCCAGCCAATTGCCTGAGCCCACCCCGACAGACGAGAAATCACCGCTGACGGTGGCAGCTTTTG GTGTCATCAGCTTTGTCGTTATCCTGATCGTGGTGGTCATCATCCTGGTCAGTGTGGTCAGCCTCAGGTTCAAGTGCAACCACTCCAAGGACTCGGAAG ACAAACAGAAACCAGGAACCTCCATGGTATCAGAGAG ctgctcagcagacACGAGCCATAAGGGGAACAGCATCACTCTGATCTCCATGAAGAACATCAACACCAACAACAGCATGAGCTACCCCCCGTCAGAAAAG GTGCTATGA
- the SMIM33 gene encoding small integral membrane protein 33, with product MNASVAGSQLRQPEPQDVAAFTPVSIVKSVTKKSDALPVISVIVVLFVLLAVLIVLLVHYGPQLRTVQVTLHHEPMAQHMDSVLLTHWRHLDAHGKMGSAGVTCHCSCNHHLPHGSAEPNVIEITYL from the coding sequence ATGAACGCCTCGGTGGCCGGCAGCCAGCTGAGACAGCCCGAGCCCCAGGACGTGGCCGCCTTCACCCCCGTCTCCATCGTCAAGAGCGTGACCAAGAAATCGGACGCGCTGCCGGTGATCTCGGTGATCGTGGTGCTCTTCGTGCTGCTGGCCGTGCTCATCGTGCTGCTGGTGCACTACGGCCCCCAGCTGCGCACGGTGCAGGTCACGCTGCACCACGAGCCCATGGCCCAGCACATGGACAGCGTGCTCCTCACCCACTGGAGGCACCTGGATGCCCACGGCAAGATGGGCTCAGCTGGAGTGAcctgccactgctcctgcaACCACCACCTTCCCCACGGGAGTGCTGAGCCCAATGTCATCGAGATCACCTACCTGTGA